One Nicotiana tabacum cultivar K326 chromosome 23, ASM71507v2, whole genome shotgun sequence genomic window, ACAACTGCAATACCAACACACCAACAACCTGAAACAAGTCTAAACCAATctgaaacacgtctgaaactcatccgagcccccgGTCTCCACACCatatatccacacaagtctaaaaatattatacgaacttgctcgcgagCTCAAAATACTAAATAATATCCAGAACCACAAATCAAATACCAAAACACATAGAAacttcaaagaaactcaagaatcgctaaaatcacaaccaagtgtccgattcctaccaaaccaactcgaaatgacaccaaactttgcagacaagttccagaTGACAAAACGGACCTATTTCAAGTCCTGAAACCAAAATTCGAAtatgatatcaacaaagtcaacctttGGTCAAATATAGGAAAGTTCTAAATCTTCAAATTGATAACTTTCGacaaaataagtcaaatcaacATAGGAACCTCCGAATCCGATTTCGAGCGTAcgactaagtccaaaattatgaacctattggaacccaCTGTTCTAGGAACGTtctcacaaaagtcaaacctcgattaatatttccaacttaagcctccaaACTAAGAACCATTTgatccaaatcaatccaaaatctCTCCCAAACGAAatcaactatccccgcaagtgataaaatcataaacatacATACGGGGAGCGTTAAAAAGGAAAATGGTGCTCAGATATGCAAAATGGTCGGTCGGATAGTTACAGTCATAGGTGAAATAACACTAACTGTTTTAtctctttttaattattattttttgttaagAAGAAGATATACCGAGCATCAAAGTTAATATCTTCTTGTCATAATTCAAGTGACCTAGTAAATGTACGATAGATAGAACCCAACCCAGCAAGAACAAATTCGACTAAGTCGTCATTAGGAACTTGGTGTTGCAGTGCAACTAGTTTATCAGCAATTCGTCCTTTGCCTTTTGAACATATGAGTCAATACTTGCACGATGCAAAGTATGTAACTGCATCTTTAGTTCACGAATCAAAGGATTGGATCCTAAAGCATTTGCAGCAACAAGCTTCTCCCAAGCTTCACGAGCAATTGATGTTCCAACTAGTTGCGACAAGAAGCTCTCTAAGATAGATGCAACTATCCAACTAAGCACAAGTTGATCCTTTCGTACCCACGCTTTATACTCGGGGTTTAAATGATTCTCAGCAAGAAACTGTGTGGGAGTGAGCTCACTACCATCAATATGATGGTTAACACCACATCCACACATCATAGGCATAAATAGTGTCttctataataaaaaaaatatatgaagttAACTTCACTGGCAATTGATGGACAAGGTTTGGAGAGGGCATGGAAACTGGTATGAAAACTTGAGTGTGCCGATGGAAAGGCTGGTGATGACTTATCGTCTACCACAATCAGACGAACTAGACAAAGGAAGTCGTTTTTCTTTTGTTGCTTATGCTAAAATGATGATAACGAAGGAAGATGCTTCCTTACATTATGAAAAAGGCCTTGGGTTGATTAAACCTCTTAGGGCTCCGCTACCATAGGAAGTTCTGTTATTCGATGATCAAACAATAAGTTACAGCGTATAGATACACAATAATTTAgagtaaatatgatttctaacccTATAGAGCTATGTTGTCAATAAACTTCCATCCGAGAGTTTAAGGGTGATTATGAGTCATGCTTTACATGTGTAACATatgtaatccatatataatatgtataatcatgtataactaatgcataatttatgtataccgattaaaaaataaataataatttctaTCGTCTATTTGTATAAAGATCCaaaaatatttgttcaacatGAAGGCTCAAAAGTACCACTGAGTGGGAAGACAACAGAACTCGCCTAAGCGACCTCACCTCCCCTtatttgagaaatctattatgtataaccgttcttcaaaataatagccgaaaaatatatatatttttcatatattaatatataatatacatattttttaaataattagtaTATATTTTACATATTTAGTTAGTGACGGTAATTAGTTTCAGTCGAGCGGCCAAATATGCTAAAAGCCCAATTTTAGTGTTTAATTCTTTCTTGTCATACTGCTCTCGTTCTCCATAATAGAACACCTTCATTGCTTTTCTCCTATGTTAGATTTTCTTAACTCTTAATCAAGGATAGCTTAGTAGTATGATgaaatgaataaaaaataaaaaataaaaaatcatgtaCAATGTTCAAACTCTAGggaaacaaaaatggaaaatggccAAAACTGTCCCAAAACTATTCGATTTGATAGATAAATGACCTCCATCCTATTGCGTCAAAATACCCTCACTTTTATATTAGTGGCTCAATTATGCCCTTATTACTAACATGCTTAtctaaaagaaatagaaaaacttAATGATTATCCATGTGTTACCATTCTATTAACTTAAATATAAACCCTtgctaaattaaaaagaaaaaaatcaccataaacctaggttttgattGATCCgtcctgattttaaatcctattAATCCAAACCCGATTTTAAAAGACAATGtaacttcttcttcatcttttagATTTTGCAAATGGAAGAATTTGCGCCACTACAACAAGAAAAGTAATAATTTAAGCAAGAAAATGCTGAGTTTGAGAATGAAATGAAATGGGTATGAGAATAAAATTCGGGATCTTGACTTAGGAAGTTATTCATTAAATAAAATCAAATGGGTATAAAATAGGTATGAGAACAAAATTCATTATCTCCTTCCTGATTCAATTTAATGGAGAAGAAAGAGGGAGTAGGCAATGGGGCATGTCCTTTTTTCGGGCGAATGTGAAGAAACCTTAATgggtattttttaaaaaaatttggtAAAGATTTAAATTTAGATCAATGGGACGGTAATACGtggatattaattaaaaaaattcaaataagtcCGTTAGTTAATAAGGGCAAAAGTGAGCCACTAAGATAACGGTAAGGGCATTTTTAGCTCACTAGGTGGACGAAAGATATTCTTGTACCAAATCAATTAGTTTAGGGGTAGTTTTGGCCATTTTTCGAAATAAAAATGGTTAGGTTGATTTTGTCCATTTTTCTAAACTGCTATAATTATTTCTGGGTAATGATCTCAAAGTAAAGCTACTGTTACGAAATTTTGTTTTAGTCTATATTTTCGGACACAATATTTTATTGGAGAAGATAATGACTTATTCGAAAGAAAAACCACACGAGCCTAATAAAAACAAATATATCGACTATATAATAGAATGAGTAATAAGAtttaaattgtattttttttcaagtaaaatagtTATCCAAatacacattttttttaaaatttaactttcaaatactttttttttgtcaaattcgatatttttttatgtccaaacgcctgtATTTGgtattcaaaaaagaaaaataattgagaAAAGGGACAGTGAAATCTTTATCCAAATGTCATAATCACACCTCGTCCAAACATAATGACAGCACCAGTTAATTATTGTTACAGTACGTAATCATCAATGCCAGTAATCTGATTGGGATATTTAATTCGTTTCCTTCAAATACCGCCACGTGTCAACTCACAACCGACCAAGAGACGTAAGGATATACATGTCATTTTGAAAACTCTAGAAAAGTCACTGTTCACCCCCAAACTTGCAAAGTACACAATTTTCAGTCAAACAAAAATCTCTAAAAAACCATTTTCACCCTCTTCTCCATCTCAAATTTCTtccttttttgttctttctttctttctttcttcttcacatAAATTCGTCAACCCCTTTTCTCCCGCTTATTCTTATCTTACAAAAACCTCTAtgatataaaagaaaatataaaaacacCTTTTCAACCTTTTTATAATTTTCCTACATACAAACCCTATTTTTCTCCCTCCCTTTCTCGTGATCTTTTTCTGATTTCAAATTATTCaaccatctttttttctttttttcttctttttattttctccgGTTATATTCATCGGAGAAACGGCCTACGTGGTGGTACCGGCGGTTGATGTTAACGTGAGCAGGGTGCGCGTGGTACAAGAGCTTGATCATTTAGAATTCGAAACTTGTTTTGGTGGTGATTTTTAACCATTCAAATCATCTGAGCCGTTCATGTGGACAAAAAAACTGTTCTCAGTCGTACACGTGTTCGGACAAAAACGATGGTGGTGGGGTCAGGAAAAAGGAGGTGGGGTACGTGGGAGGAACTAATCCTAGGTGGCGCTGTTCTCCGGCATGGGACACAAGATTGGAACGTCGTCGCTTCGGAGCTTCGTTCTCGTACCATCTGTCCTTACTATTTCACCCCTGAGGTTCACATTAATTTACGTTAAGTGACATTCTTATTATTAACGACAAATATCCTTTTATTTGTCTTGTTTGGTCTAATCTTCTCTGTTTTTAATTTAACGTACGTAGTACCTGATTTTTCGTATCGTTAGAATCATTGTTCTTCTGTcgggtgttttttttttttttaatagtttTAGTAGAAATAGATTTCGTGGGGCCCTTATGTTATTAAAATGATAACTAATTAGGATTAGTCAACTATTATTAATGTTTAGAAATAGACTCTAGTTTTAAGGCACTGTAACGGTCTTTTCGCATATCTCTAATTTTGTAGAAGTAACATAAAAACATGATAAGTGAACGTAAAACTACATAGTTGGTGTAAAAACTATTTATACAGTATTGGACATATGGTGTAAAAACATATGGTCTAAGTAACCTAATATGGAATGAAACATCTCCAATGTAtaggaaaaccaaaaaaaaaaggtgaaTAAGAAAAAGGTAAGGAAAATTGAAGGGTAATCAGCTGTTAAAAAAAGTGAATAAGAAAAAggtaaggaaaattgaaatgaggTAATCAgctgttaaaataataaattacgAAGCCTCTTTTTTTTTGGGATTcgataataataaatattatcGTCGATACTGCTTTATTATTCTATTTCCTTTATGTGGTTTATTCATTATTGTATTTCTTTTCGTGACTTTGCGtttcttgagccgatggtctattaGAAACAGTCTCTCCACCTTTACAAAGTAGGAGTAAGGTCAGTGGCGGATGTAGTATAGTATCACCggattcaactgaacccataaatttttatgcggagtaaaaatttcatgtgtaaaaatttattaaaattataaaatagtagatatgaacccataactttaaaatataatgggttcaatgctaaaaactttAAAAGTTAAACCTATAAGATATAAATCTTGGATCCGCATTTGAGTAAGattgcgtatacactaccctccgcaaattatacttgttgaattatacTGGATCTGTTGTCGGTGGATTCGATAATTATATTAGATGGTCTGTCGTTTTATGTCTAGTCAAATTGAGTAGCGTTAAATTAAAAATTTGTATTTTGACGTGGAGGTTCGCCATCAGGATTCAGATAGGAAGTTTATTATGTGGGCAGGAAGAATTTGATCAAAACTTCAATTCTCCGCCATGTGGACAGAGGGTGAATCTTTTGGTACATCATACTCCCTCCGTTTACTTTTTTATTTGGTACGTTTTGACTTTTTatgccccttaagaaataataaatgaagtgcataatttaccatgatactcatattaattgatgcatattttattatatttgagaaaatgatttgaaatgagtaataaataatgTGGGTATAACAGTaaaaaaaattgtcttctcttgatatgcgtaaagtgacaaataaaaataaaaatatttttttagtatatatgccaagtaaaagtgaacggagtgTAATAGAGTTAGTTAAGCCAAAATTTGTCACCAATCAACATGTGGCTACCAAATAAAGTATTGACCATATTTAATTAGGTGCTTTTCCATTCATCGTTTAACGCATTTCCAGTCTTCTATTGGTTTATTTAGGAGTAGTTGCTACTATCAGGCTTTCAACATGGTAAGTGGTGGTCTGGTAGTGGCGTAGTGCCTAATAGGGATTGACAACCACTGTTATTTCACATAGGCAAATTCAAGGTCTAGAGTCCTTGAGCAGAATTAGTGCCCAATCTTATTCTATGTTGCTCCGACTCTCTGAAAATGTAtgtgtgtcggatcctccaaaaagagTACATGTTAGGTGGATCCGATACGGGTGCGAAAACATTTCGTTTACATAGatcttattattatattatagctataaaaaaaaattggcatATGTACACAAAGTTCGAAGAAGATAAAATTTATCGTtgtgtgaccaggaggtcatagGTTCAAGTCGTGAAAACAACCTCATGTAAAAATTCaaggtaaggctgcctacgtagaACCTAATGTGGTCTGCCTCTTTGCTTTGCATAACCGGAGCTTAATGCATAAGGCTACCCTTTTATATCGTATACAAAGTTCAAGGTGAAAGCAATGTGTTTAGCTGAACACACAGAACCCCTCTAAATCTGCCTGTTATTTATTCTTTCCAGGAGATCATTCCTGGTGACAGACTTATTCTACAAAAAATAGATGATTTTTTTGGTAACTAATGAATACATATGCTAAACTGTATAAggaaactaataaaaataataatttcttgAACAAAACTTACACTGAATTAACCGGATAAGGAGACTAACTAGCTTTACAAATTTAGCTTTATGCAGATCAACTATATAGCTAGCCAATGAGGTTGCAAGTAATCTACTTCACTGCCTCGTTGACGCTCTTGACCCCTTGTCGTCACCATCCATATCTTTAAGCAACTATAACCTCTATATGAAAtgctgatttttaaaaaaaataccagGCCTGCAAAGTCAAGTATGAAGATTTGCAAAAGCGCTACTCTGGCTGCAAGTGAGTCAAAGTTCTTTAAACTTATGAGCTAATCTAGTTTTTCTTTTGATATGTATTCATGAGCTAATTTAGTTTTGTGCATTAGTCACTAAcctgaaggggagccttggagcaacggtaacgTTGTGTTCGTATGACCTAtcggttcgagccgtggaatcaaCTACCgatgcttgcatcagggtaggctgtctacatcacaccccttggggtgcGACCCTTCCCTGAATCCTACGTAAACACGGGATGCTTCGTGCACCGAGCTGCCCTTTTTTTTTAATCACTAACCATATCAGCTGTGGCCTTCTGAAATGCTTATGAATGTTTTATGATCACTTTTATGGAGTCAAGATAATTCCTATGTTATCTCAGCTTATGACTGCACTAATAACCTAGTGCTGTCACGTGACAAAAGAATAGCCTTTTGAATTTATGCCTAGGGTACTAAGCTTTGACTTGAATTCATGTTTTCCATTCACTTAATACATGTTGGGAGAAAACTGATTCATTAAGATCTTATCCTTGCACTAATCAATGCCCCGCTACTTTACCTTTCTTTGGCCTAGTGCTTGGTTTGAAGAGCTACGAAAACGACGAGTTGAAGAACTGAAGCGAGAATTGCAGAAATCTGAATGCTCAATTGGGTTAGTAAATATATATTGCTTCTCTATCTTAAGTTGGTGCCACTCAAATACTTTGCACACGAGGTTTCTTGACTACACTAAGTCTGTAGCTTTCATTTCTGCAGCTTTATAGGTAATCTCTGATCCAAACTCTTATCTCCTTTCACACTTAAGTTTTCTAACTCCATTTTATATTTGTAATCTCAGGTCTCTCCTCACAAAGATTGAAAGCCTTAAGGCAGAGAGAGAACGGTCTGCTCAGATAGATTATGGTTCTTGTCACACTGAATCGCCCGCTGCTGTTGTAAAGTCAGAATACATGGAATCTTTTGGCAAAGACGGTGTATCTGCTGGCAGCTTCACACTAGATACCAGGACCAAGTTTTCACCCGAGTTTGAGAGTCCTGCTATAGCCTCGACTAAAGAGATAGATCAAAAGCTAGAATGGTCGGAGTCTTGTGAGCTAGCAGAGACTGCCAATGGAAATGGAGGAGTTTTGAGGAAGAGAAGAAGTaagagaaaaaggaaagatgCTGTTTTAGATAGCAAAGAAGTGAGCGTTGGTGAAAGTGACAATGTGTGTTCAATCAGTGACATCTCTACTTCCCACTGTAAAGAAACATCAACCAGTTGCGACCAAAGTATTAAGCCTACCACCACAGATGATAGTAAAGGAGGATTATCTAGATTGAGGGACGACGATGATTTGATGGCAATTTTCAATTCTATTACACAGACCGAAGTTGCTATGATCTTTAGGCATCGTCACGATAGTCAAAAGAGAGCTAGATACAAGAATATTATCAGGCAGCATGTGGATATTGAAACAGTAAGATTAAGAATAGCCAATGGTTCCATCAAATCAGCAGGTGAGCTTTTCAGAGATTTACTTTTGTTAACAACCAATGCCATTGTATATTATTCGAAAAGGACGAGAGAATACAAGTCAGCGATGACCCTCAGGGACATTGTCACTAAAGCATATAGAGACCATTATAAGTTCTCTTACCACAAAGCTACTTCTGCCCTGCTCACATTCTCGACGATAGGTAATCTGCCTGTGAAGCCAAGAAGTGCTCGTCCTCGCCCCTCCAAAGACAAACTTCAAGCCAAGTCTTGCGACAATGTAAATAGTATTGCAGGGACTGTAGGAAGAGATGATCATAAACCAAGTGATGCTGATTCTGAGGTTCCATTGCAGTCATTATTAGCTGCTACTAAAGGCTTCAAGCGACGTGGAAAGTTCAACTGTGGATCAGTTGATGGATCTGTTAATCGAATAACTAAAGTAGCAGAAAAGAAAGATACAGGAGCTAAAACTAAGATAGAGGACCATCATTCTGAGATGGTtacaaaggaaagaaaaagagccTGTAAAGGTGATTTGCAGGTTGCATAGTCCTTTTTTTGTGTGCATGAACTCGTCTTTTTTAACCTTCTATTTTGCATGGCCATTTTGCAAATGGACTCCATTTGTGAAATTCAGTTCAAGTGGAATCTATTGAAGCTGACAAGTTGTGAATAATTAGttcttgttataaaataaagactgtaaagtaaagacacatatagagggagattgatatttttattcaactttcaaaacttatgttcataatgaactgaaaactcctctattcatagaagaaaggaagcagttgcgaggcttttcaggaagcagctgcaacgCTTTTCTTTaactgcttgtaagctgtctgtatgagctgcttgcaacctgcttgtttaataagaagttgttgcaaatcatttcattgatctgcttgtaagttgtctgcatgagctATTTGCAAcatgcctgtttaataagaagctgctgcaaatcatttcattgagttgcttgcaacctgcctgcatcagctgcttgtagataaacttcaacagagtactaaatggataatcttcttcaggaagattatctatagcggagtaatgaatggacatccacaatataatattttcataatacTCCCCCTTAGacgttcattaaaagataatgtgtctcgttaaacctcactaggaaaaacccagtgggaaaaatcctagtgaaggaaaaagggtacacatatttagtaatacgcatatTTAGATGCCccattaaaaaccttacaagaaaaaccttatggaaaaaagtttagtaaggaaaaaagagtacatcgcgtatttcaCTTCCCCAGATGAAAACTTTGTTTCGAATACTTGAGTctctgcattccaatcttgtataccatcttctcaaaagttgaagttggtaaagatttagtgaaCAAATCTGTTGGATTGTCACTTGTACGGATTTGTTACACAtcgatgtcaccatttttctgaagatcatgttTGTAGAATAATTTtagtgaaatgtgcttcgttctatctccttttataaattctccatttaattgggctatgcatgcagcattgtcttcgtataaaattgtggatcttttatcacattctaaaccacatttttcttgaataaaatgaatcactaatctcaaccatacgcattccctacttgcttcatgaatagctattatctcagcatgatttgaagaagtagcaacaattgattgctttgtggagcgccatgatatgacaatacctccacatgtaaatacgtacccggtttgagatcgagttttatggggatcagataaataaccttcatctgcataaccaacaagatctgcattacctttgttagcataaaacaaactcatatcaagagttccctttaaatatcgcaaaataTGCTTAATCTCATTCCACTGTCTCcatgtaggagaagagctatatcttgctagtaaattaacagaaaatgctatgtcaggccttgtatcATTAGCAAGATATATAAGTTCACCAATTATactgagatagggtgtttcaggaccaaggagttcctcaccctcttctggaggtcggaacgggtccttatttactttaagtgatcgaacaaccattggtgtactcaatgagtgcgctctgtccatgtaaaagcattttaagacaCTTTCTGTATAGGAAGATTGATGCATAAAtatcccgtctgctaaatgtttaATTTGCagtccaagacaaagttttgtctttccaagatctttcatctcaaatactttcttaagatattcaattgcgttttggagctcttctggagttccaacaagatttatgtcattaaTATAAACAATAAGTATAACAAATTCCGAtgctattttctttataaaaatacatggagaaataacatcatttatgtaaccctctttcaacaaatattcattaaggcgattataccacatgcgcccaaattgctttaaaccgtacaaagatctttgtaatctgattgaatacatttcccgagattttgaatttgctttaggcattttaaatccttcatggATCTTTATATAAATTTGATCAAAcgagtcatataggttatgacttgcatctaaatggcatgacatcttcaggtgtctggactacaggtttgatcctcacaatcttttataatattgtgcactatattgtatcaaatatatcgtcgacggtcattttgtatcggttcgcaagtgacataacttgttgagatctcatcagtttctttattttcaggtacctgaacttcttctggagtttcatgaaatatTATGACGTGGGCTCTTCTGGAGCTCATTTCCTCCCCATTacgatcattttgatcatttgctcatatCCTTTTCAAGgaatgttacctttggaaccgatcggTTTATTACGCTTCATGCGTGCAGTAAActttatccttcagggactttaattttaataggagcatttgcagctaaAATATgacatttaattttggatcagcaaatgttTCTGGCATTGACTTAAATTATGTTCTAAGTGAGAATCATATAAATGATAATTCAATTCATATAGCATAATTTTCAGATATTTAtttcatcccccaaatgttagaaaaactaactcatatccccaatcttctttgggaaacatatctttgtgcattgtggtagagacattaatcatataccacacatcaaaaattattagatagtaaaaatatttggtttctgatcctaaaccaattgtgaggggaagacttatcatattttgttggtctgatgcatacaagtgttgttgtatgcaatttggaaaatcttagaccaacacatgagtctttgttctcataagcaatagtttaacCATTAATAGGATGTATTCAATTctaaactagcttggatataaaccagcatcatcaagatgaattatcttgattttataatctgaaaattatgctcttaattgagaaaggCAATTttaaatgccaaactgcaggttgagaataaacacacatgtaaccatctcatatatgcatctataagtggttcacatgataggtgaatgggcccatattcaccttttatatattccagaattcaggggttttagtcccaactttagctggtataatcaatttattatgagaacaagtaacacaagagaattcttgaagaatcttctagttcttcagtatatgcttatatgaattctcaaatagctcatttaaaaatggcaaataaaaacttcaagtttatcatggcatgtgctatctctaagtaaacttttggtttactatggcataaacttttacattagtaaacttcttatttactgtggctacttttatattagtaaacttctggtttactgtgatacatgatatagtacaaattgaagaataaggcgggtcacttctcacatacatattattttagcCCCTATGATTGTcgaaacatgaagatt contains:
- the LOC107820367 gene encoding uncharacterized protein LOC107820367 isoform X4, with amino-acid sequence MVVGSGKRRWGTWEELILGGAVLRHGTQDWNVVASELRSRTICPYYFTPEACKVKYEDLQKRYSGCNAWFEELRKRRVEELKRELQKSECSIGSLLTKIESLKAERERSAQIDYGSCHTESPAAVVKSEYMESFGKDGVSAGSFTLDTRTKFSPEFESPAIASTKEIDQKLEWSESCELAETANGNGGVLRKRRSKRKRKDAVLDSKEVSVGESDNVCSISDISTSHCKETSTSCDQSIKPTTTDDSKGGLSRLRDDDDLMAIFNSITQTEVAMIFRHRHDSQKRARYKNIIRQHVDIETVRLRIANGSIKSAGELFRDLLLLTTNAIVYYSKRTREYKSAMTLRDIVTKAYRDHYKFSYHKATSALLTFSTIGNLPVKPRSARPRPSKDKLQAKSCDNVNSIAGTVGRDDHKPSDADSEVPLQSLLAATKGFKRRGKFNCGSVDGSVNRITKVAEKKDTGAKTKIEDHHSEMVTKERKRACKGDLQVA
- the LOC107820367 gene encoding uncharacterized protein LOC107820367 isoform X1, with product MVVGSGKRRWGTWEELILGGAVLRHGTQDWNVVASELRSRTICPYYFTPEEEFDQNFNSPPCGQRVNLLACKVKYEDLQKRYSGCNAWFEELRKRRVEELKRELQKSECSIGSLLTKIESLKAERERSAQIDYGSCHTESPAAVVKSEYMESFGKDGVSAGSFTLDTRTKFSPEFESPAIASTKEIDQKLEWSESCELAETANGNGGVLRKRRSKRKRKDAVLDSKEVSVGESDNVCSISDISTSHCKETSTSCDQSIKPTTTDDSKGGLSRLRDDDDLMAIFNSITQTEVAMIFRHRHDSQKRARYKNIIRQHVDIETVRLRIANGSIKSAGELFRDLLLLTTNAIVYYSKRTREYKSAMTLRDIVTKAYRDHYKFSYHKATSALLTFSTIGNLPVKPRSARPRPSKDKLQAKSCDNVNSIAGTVGRDDHKPSDADSEVPLQSLLAATKGFKRRGKFNCGSVDGSVNRITKVAEKKDTGAKTKIEDHHSEMVTKERKRACKGDLQVA
- the LOC107820367 gene encoding uncharacterized protein LOC107820367 isoform X2; this encodes MGHKIGTSSLRSFVLVPSVLTISPLRFAIRIQIGSLLCGQEEFDQNFNSPPCGQRVNLLACKVKYEDLQKRYSGCNAWFEELRKRRVEELKRELQKSECSIGSLLTKIESLKAERERSAQIDYGSCHTESPAAVVKSEYMESFGKDGVSAGSFTLDTRTKFSPEFESPAIASTKEIDQKLEWSESCELAETANGNGGVLRKRRSKRKRKDAVLDSKEVSVGESDNVCSISDISTSHCKETSTSCDQSIKPTTTDDSKGGLSRLRDDDDLMAIFNSITQTEVAMIFRHRHDSQKRARYKNIIRQHVDIETVRLRIANGSIKSAGELFRDLLLLTTNAIVYYSKRTREYKSAMTLRDIVTKAYRDHYKFSYHKATSALLTFSTIGNLPVKPRSARPRPSKDKLQAKSCDNVNSIAGTVGRDDHKPSDADSEVPLQSLLAATKGFKRRGKFNCGSVDGSVNRITKVAEKKDTGAKTKIEDHHSEMVTKERKRACKGDLQVA
- the LOC107820367 gene encoding uncharacterized protein LOC107820367 isoform X3 produces the protein MGHKIGTSSLRSFVLVPSVLTISPLRIQIGSLLCGQEEFDQNFNSPPCGQRVNLLACKVKYEDLQKRYSGCNAWFEELRKRRVEELKRELQKSECSIGSLLTKIESLKAERERSAQIDYGSCHTESPAAVVKSEYMESFGKDGVSAGSFTLDTRTKFSPEFESPAIASTKEIDQKLEWSESCELAETANGNGGVLRKRRSKRKRKDAVLDSKEVSVGESDNVCSISDISTSHCKETSTSCDQSIKPTTTDDSKGGLSRLRDDDDLMAIFNSITQTEVAMIFRHRHDSQKRARYKNIIRQHVDIETVRLRIANGSIKSAGELFRDLLLLTTNAIVYYSKRTREYKSAMTLRDIVTKAYRDHYKFSYHKATSALLTFSTIGNLPVKPRSARPRPSKDKLQAKSCDNVNSIAGTVGRDDHKPSDADSEVPLQSLLAATKGFKRRGKFNCGSVDGSVNRITKVAEKKDTGAKTKIEDHHSEMVTKERKRACKGDLQVA
- the LOC107820367 gene encoding uncharacterized protein LOC107820367 isoform X7 — encoded protein: MGHKIGTSSLRSFVLVPSVLTISPLSAWFEELRKRRVEELKRELQKSECSIGSLLTKIESLKAERERSAQIDYGSCHTESPAAVVKSEYMESFGKDGVSAGSFTLDTRTKFSPEFESPAIASTKEIDQKLEWSESCELAETANGNGGVLRKRRSKRKRKDAVLDSKEVSVGESDNVCSISDISTSHCKETSTSCDQSIKPTTTDDSKGGLSRLRDDDDLMAIFNSITQTEVAMIFRHRHDSQKRARYKNIIRQHVDIETVRLRIANGSIKSAGELFRDLLLLTTNAIVYYSKRTREYKSAMTLRDIVTKAYRDHYKFSYHKATSALLTFSTIGNLPVKPRSARPRPSKDKLQAKSCDNVNSIAGTVGRDDHKPSDADSEVPLQSLLAATKGFKRRGKFNCGSVDGSVNRITKVAEKKDTGAKTKIEDHHSEMVTKERKRACKGDLQVA
- the LOC107820367 gene encoding uncharacterized protein LOC107820367 isoform X5; translated protein: MGHKIGTSSLRSFVLVPSVLTISPLRFTLIYACKVKYEDLQKRYSGCNAWFEELRKRRVEELKRELQKSECSIGSLLTKIESLKAERERSAQIDYGSCHTESPAAVVKSEYMESFGKDGVSAGSFTLDTRTKFSPEFESPAIASTKEIDQKLEWSESCELAETANGNGGVLRKRRSKRKRKDAVLDSKEVSVGESDNVCSISDISTSHCKETSTSCDQSIKPTTTDDSKGGLSRLRDDDDLMAIFNSITQTEVAMIFRHRHDSQKRARYKNIIRQHVDIETVRLRIANGSIKSAGELFRDLLLLTTNAIVYYSKRTREYKSAMTLRDIVTKAYRDHYKFSYHKATSALLTFSTIGNLPVKPRSARPRPSKDKLQAKSCDNVNSIAGTVGRDDHKPSDADSEVPLQSLLAATKGFKRRGKFNCGSVDGSVNRITKVAEKKDTGAKTKIEDHHSEMVTKERKRACKGDLQVA